Proteins from a single region of Felis catus isolate Fca126 chromosome B4, F.catus_Fca126_mat1.0, whole genome shotgun sequence:
- the LOC123386854 gene encoding antigen WC1.1-like yields MGDCEILAGMRPRSCPAAAPCTDQEKLRLRGGDTECSGRVEVWHDGSWGTVCDDSWSLAEAEVVCQQLGCGSALDALQRAAFGPGNGSIWLDEVKCRGRESSLWDCAANPWGQSDCKQETMLECGALVE; encoded by the exons ATGGGAGATTGTGAGATCCTGGCAG GAATGAGACCCAGGAGCTGTCCAGCAGCTGCCCCCTGCACAG ACCAAGAGAAGCTCCGGCTCAGGGGAGGAGACACCGAGTGCTCAGGGCGAGTGGAGGTTTGGCACGATGGCTCCTGGGGCACGGTGTGTGATGACTCCTGGAGCCTGGCAGAGGCCGAGGTGGTGTGTCAGCAGCTGGGCTGTGGCTCTGCCCTGGATGCCCTGCAGAGGGCGGCATTTGGCCCGGGAAATGGGAGCATCTGGCTGGATGAGGTGAAGTGCAGGGGCAGGGAGTCCTCCCTGTGGGATTGTGCTGCCAATCCCTGGGGACAGAGCGACTGCAAGCAGGAAACAATGCTGGAATGCGGCGCTCTGGTTGAGTAG